The proteins below are encoded in one region of Pseudonocardia sp. DSM 110487:
- a CDS encoding class II 3-deoxy-7-phosphoheptulonate synthase: MNWTIDAPVEVLPELPPLPADLRARLDDALARPAAQQPEWPDAEHVAHVRTVLESVPPVTLPPEVDRLRERLAAVARGEAFLLQGGDCAETFVDNTEPHIRATIRTLLQMAVVLTYGASMPVVKVGRIAGQYAKPRSAPVDALGLPSYRGDIVNSLHPTLEARVPDPSRMVRAYANAAAAMNLVRALTATGMADLTMVHDWNKDFVRTSPAGERFEDIATEIERAVNFMAACGVDDHNLHSVEFYASHEALLVDYERSLLRLDTTRPEPRLYDLSAHFLWIGERTRQLDGAHIAFAELLSNPIGLKIGPTTTPELAVEYVERLDPHATPGRLTLVSRMGNGRVRDVLPAIVEKVEASGHKVIWQCDPMHGNTHESTTGYKTRHFDRIVDEVQGFFEVHRALGSHPGGIHVEVTGEDVTECLGGAQEISDADLAGRYETACDPRLNTQQSLELAFLVAEMLRG; encoded by the coding sequence TCCGGCCGCGCAGCAGCCGGAGTGGCCCGATGCGGAGCACGTCGCGCACGTCCGGACCGTGCTCGAGAGTGTGCCGCCGGTCACACTCCCGCCCGAGGTCGACCGGCTGCGGGAGCGACTCGCCGCCGTCGCGCGGGGTGAGGCGTTCCTGCTGCAGGGCGGCGACTGCGCCGAGACGTTCGTCGACAACACCGAGCCGCACATCCGGGCCACCATCCGCACGCTGCTGCAGATGGCCGTCGTGCTGACCTACGGCGCGTCGATGCCGGTGGTGAAGGTCGGGCGGATCGCCGGGCAGTACGCCAAGCCGCGCAGCGCCCCGGTCGACGCGCTGGGCCTGCCGTCCTACCGCGGCGACATCGTCAACTCGCTGCACCCCACGCTGGAGGCGCGGGTGCCGGACCCGTCGCGGATGGTGCGCGCCTACGCCAACGCCGCCGCAGCGATGAACCTCGTGCGGGCGCTCACCGCCACCGGCATGGCCGACCTCACGATGGTGCACGACTGGAACAAGGACTTCGTGCGCACCTCGCCCGCGGGGGAGCGGTTCGAGGACATCGCCACCGAGATCGAGCGCGCCGTGAACTTCATGGCGGCCTGCGGCGTGGACGACCACAACCTGCACAGCGTCGAGTTCTACGCCAGCCACGAGGCGCTGCTCGTCGACTACGAGCGCTCGTTGCTGCGCCTGGACACCACCCGCCCCGAGCCGCGGCTGTACGACCTTTCTGCGCACTTCCTGTGGATCGGCGAGCGCACCCGCCAGCTCGACGGCGCCCACATCGCGTTCGCGGAGCTGCTGTCCAACCCGATCGGGCTAAAGATCGGCCCCACCACCACGCCGGAGCTGGCCGTCGAGTACGTCGAGCGGCTCGACCCGCACGCCACACCCGGCCGGCTCACGCTCGTGAGCCGGATGGGCAACGGACGGGTCCGCGACGTGCTCCCGGCGATCGTGGAGAAGGTCGAGGCCTCCGGGCACAAGGTGATCTGGCAGTGCGACCCGATGCACGGCAACACCCACGAGTCCACCACCGGCTACAAGACCCGCCACTTCGACCGGATCGTCGACGAGGTGCAGGGCTTCTTCGAGGTGCACCGCGCGCTCGGCAGCCATCCTGGTGGCATCCACGTCGAGGTCACCGGTGAGGACGTCACCGAGTGCCTCGGCGGCGCACAGGAGATCTCCGACGCCGACCTCGCAGGCCGCTACGAGACCGCCTGCGACCCGCGGCTGAACACCCAGCAGTCCCTCGAGCTCGCGTTCCTCGTGGCGGAGATGCTCAGGGGCTGA